TCTTCCCAACAGGTTGCAGGTCCAGCAAAAGTCCCTGGATGTGTTTATCATGTGGCATCATCGCTTGTGGacggtaaacaaaatatttaaaaaaatgttttatgtttacattatctggcatgatattcttccatCTTTCTGATTGTGACCTTGTTGACCTTGAACAGGCCTGACATTTCATCGTTGAGAGGGCttgggccattttcattttgtggaGGGCACTTTGTGCTGTAAAAGTCTATGGAAcacctttgaaggggcactaacACCAGGGACAATGGAGGCAATGGGCTCCATGGCCCTCGTGTGATTTCATGCCTGCTAGGAAAAGTCaataaaattgtgattaaatggACAGCCTACACCATGTCGGTCAGCCCTTGTATGTCCTCAATAAAGTgtaataacaaaactgtgattTACGATTGTACAAGGACAAGTTgactagtaaatttgtctttgtacaACCCCAAACCACATGTTCATACTTTTTCCCCATGGCCTAACTATAATACAGCCTGTATTATCCCTGCATAAAGAAAGCCTGTGAGTATTTTATCTTACGTTGGTGTGGGGTAAAACATAAACCAATAATGGAGCAATAGCTGGTCTCAGTATACGCAGGATTTCTACCGTGGCAAGGTTCTCCCCATGCACAAGCTAGTGCATTAGCCTGATGCGCACGAATGCGTATTTCAAATTTTACTTTCAATTTCACATAAACAAAATGGAGAAAACAGATAGAAGGCTCCAGATTGCACAGTTGGGGCTTATAAACCCCTACTACATAAACAAATTCCGGAGACCAGCACTTCTTCTCCACATTTGATtcacattattttcaaaacagTACAAAGCTTCAAATCTGTCAACTTAAAAGTAAACTTAATTTTGGGgtaatggtttgtttttttctgttccagGTATGTCAACGGTCACGCCAAGAAACATTACGAAGAGTGTCAACACAGTGTATGCATCAATTGTGAAAACCTAAGTGTTTTTTGGTAATGATCTTTTTTGAAATCTTTCGTGAAGCTTTTCTTATAAGCAATTTTGAGATGTGGTGTACACATTCATTTGACATtattgggtttgggtaaataTGTTTGTAtaccccaaaccaaacagtgcactcctatagtgtctgCCATAACTAAAAAAAGGTTACAGACCCCTTACATTTTAACGCAAAATGCTACAAGGACGCTGAGGTCGTGAATGATTTGCCTCTTTTGACCTCAGTGGAGGTGCTTTTTTGGCGGAGTGATTCAGAGCATCAAACTCGGGTTCTATAGGCCCGAGTGTTGAATcgaatcctggttgtgacacttttttTGCCAAGGGAATCGACTATAACCCCTTTTCATATGCCAGGAGTTATAGGTTACCAATGAGGGCAGACAGTTAAGACTTAAATTTAACaaatgcttagcacagaaaaactttgcttagcagagaaaggTTACCTGCCGAAATGCCCTGTAATGTATACAGTTTATGACTGGTTCCCAGTAAAAACTGGCTGAGCAGAAAACAATTGCTAAGCATCATTCTCTGCTTACCAACTATGAGATTGTGCCCAAGGCAATAGGCAGACTGTGAAATTATGTATAcagcaattaccaattgtgtttCTGTTTATGTTTGACTTTCTCAGCTACGAATGTGATGAGTTTGTCGTGAACGACACAAAAGCCGGGGCAGTCCAACAAATCAGGCAGATCTTGCAAGACATAGCTAGGTAAGTGATTCCATCTATTCGGTTGGTAACATAATATACACTTGAGATACGGGCCTAGTTTGGGCCAAGATGCAGCTGTCCAAAGCTGTTTgggtgtatttttgttttgagtcgcTTAATTCTTCATTCTAGGGACAGTATTTAGATGAGGCATAATAAGCTGAGAGCAAACTAActtgttttcactgttttgtttttgtagcgCTCAACTTGACAACAAACGACTAAAAAATTCCAAAGATCATGTCAGCGATGGAGACGAGGAAGGACCACCAAAGAAAAAACTAGCCactaataatgtaagaaaactAGCCACACATAATGTAAAGAATGAATAATACATCAAGGTTTGCATGATAAAAAGACAACAACTTAAGAATTTTTTTGGTAAACCCCCATGTAGTTTTAtctctcttttgagtaatgGTGGTTCCAAAatgaaccagggcccaatttcctacaTGTAGCTCGGCTtatcgccgaattctgcgcttttcATTACCACtctccacttactgtgcaagcgcaaaatttctgcgctagctgtgtaagtaaAGAATGCCTGATAAGGTGGAGTCCGACGCGCAAAAGCAAAGGTTGAATCCCtgctacattacttcaaagggtgtaATTTCCAACAAcgtttataatatcaaaagctcTTCAGCACTTATTactaagtaaatttttatgctaacaattattttgagtaattaccattagtgtccagtgcctttaatcaggCCCTTGTGGTGTTTGGTTTGTGAAGTTTTGTAACTGAAGTTAGTTTTTGAGTGTTTCCTTTTCCTCCATTCAGACGAAACCTTCCATTCCTGGTCTAAGAAACCTGGGCAACACGTGTTTCATGAATGCAGTACTTCAGTCCCTCAGGTGAGTGCAAAGGGAAAACTTTGAgatgaagtaaacaaaaaagtgtttagGTTCAGTCGTTAGCCCTTTTTGAATCCACGGCTTTAGCTTTGTATTTGGCTTCAGGCTtctgttctctcgtctgaagtcCTGAGTACGGACGCGAGGCCCCTGAGCGGATTCTTGAGCCGAAGCcatagtttcgaaaagggccttagtGTAGACTGAATCTTTGTGTCGGTGCAACAAGGTCGTGTCCCCTATTTCCCTTTACGTGAAATGCGAGTTTTAGAATGTTACAAGGTCGTATCTCCCTTAAAAATTAACTGGATGTACACACTAAGTCAATGGACACCAAGATACGATGTTGTTGCATGTTCATGTTCATGCAAAGTGGACCAGTGGTCcagcaggacttgcaatcacaaggttgtcgGTTCAAATCTCCAAGCTAACCACTAATTTCTCATTGACTAGAATAAGTACTGTCGaattaagaacaaactctacctagcaagtagatacacacatggtgttaccgcaaaccaaatatatatattgatacctcaccatgcaatgcctcaaatcctataaactgTCGACTTATTACTGAAACACAACTTTTTGACTTTTGCATTCATAATAATAGATGTCAAACTGATGTTTGCATGAGGACCCGATAGTGCGACAACCTTATTTGATAAGAAGTTGGAAGGTTCTTACTGGGATAACACTTCTtagtgtagtttttttttttacgctaTTTTGACAGCCTGATGAAAATTTGATTCCAACCACCTCTTTTGATTTTTTCCTCTTTCTGTCTACAGTAACATACACCAGTTTTGCTGCTACTTCAAAGATCTGCCGGCTGTCGAGTTGAGGAATGGCAAGTCGGCTGGCAAGCGAATCTACAACACAAGAAACCTCAAGCATGACGATGTGTAAGTATTGGTAGATTGAAAACAGATTGAGGATTCTTCAAGTGAGTGCCTCTGTGCCCATtggtcattgccatggtgcccagaggtgcccttgccccttcaaaaacctAGCAAAGTAACAAATTcttaataacaagttcttatatagcgcatttcacaataactgcaTCAATGcacatacaggcctgtatacctttgcaaagtatacctttggtttttggaaccgttcgattgtttaaGTCCTAAAAGATATATGCAACCCATTTTTAAGTTATCAAACCCAAGTTCTAAAAACTGGGTGGACAAAAATTGAGGAAATTTGGCAATTTCACAGCCATTTATTTCAGGTCATGTCACAAATGTTTTGCAACAATGACATGTTGGCACCTTTTTGTTCGATAGATCTCTTGTGGAAGAGGTGAGGAAGACGCTGTGTGCTCTGTGGCAGGGTGGACAGTCCGCAATCTCTCCAGACTCGCTCTTCTCCGTCATGTGGAAAATCTTTCCAAGATTCAGGTAGGAAAATGGGAAGAGGCAAACAACTAACTCATGATCTAATTATCAATTCAAAACTTAAATAATATTCAATATTTATACCATTAATCTCACAGGACCCTGTTGTGAACCCAATCCCTTTATTCCTGTTGACCCTAAATATCCTCgtatcttattaaaaaaaagcaattcCTGAAGAAACCAACAAAAACTGAAATCTATGCATTGACGATTGTTGCCGGGAGTCGTGCAAGTGTTGCTGGACTCTGCTTTAAGGAGAAGTGCCAGTTAACATCTGTCATCTTACTCTGGAGGGTACCATGTCCTCACTCACATCTGGCACTCAAAAAcagcagggcccagtttcaagcacaaatacttgctaagcacagaagagtattgcttagcagaaacaggttaccggccaaaattacttaaagtttgcattgttgtggctggtgccccacttatttttgcttagatacaaaaatattaagCGTTTTATAAACGttgtaactacatgtatcattATTATCTACACACTTGCAGAGGTTACCAGCAGCAGGACGCCCACGAGTTCATGCGTTATCTTCTAGACAGACTACACACTGAGCTGCAAGGTACCCTGTGGCCTGGTAACCCAAGACGACAGACGAACGGAACCAGTACTATAGTGACTTTCATGTTCGGCGGCCTGCTACTCAGTCAGGTCCATTGTGTTGTGTGTGAAAGCTTCTACAAGAAGATTGATCCATTCCTAGGTGAGTCTATGAAttatttcaaactgttttgtttcttttcgtgttatggaaaggtttgcggttacaccatgtaatgattatctctaaatgagttggggtggttttgaaaagaaccatttGTTTCAATtagacgtttcgatcagtgtgctctgattgtcttctagAGAAAGCTCTTTTCCTGTTGTTCATTTCCAGCATTCTTCTTCTTGCAAATGATGTGCACAGCCTATAGTTTTAGGTTAAAagtactggacacgtttggtagttgtcaaagacaagtattctcacttagtgtatccctacatatgcataaaataacaaatctgtgaaaatttggactaaattggtcaCCACAGAtgcaatagaataatgaaagaaaaaacagctttgatttttgcacaaatttgtgtgctttcagatggataataaaaggcttcaggccttttATTTTtggattgagaaattacctcttattCAGAAactttcagagggagttgtttctcacatttTGTACACTCTCTCTTGCTCATTACGTAGGAAGTTcgtgtgctaacaattatttttgagtaattaccaatagtgtccagtgcctttaaggagagaCATTCAAGCCAGGGTAGTATCTGTTACTGATACCATAAATGTTTAAGGGGCCATTATGAGTAGTCGATGTTAAAAATGTTCTTTCGCTTATTTACAGATGTATCGCTAGATATACCCCAGCGTTTCAGGTCTAGAAGCAAGTCAAAAGATGGATCGCGGCTATGCCGGATACAAGGTAAGAGCCCCCGACGCACACTGTCATCATCTTTTAAGTAGTATTCCACAGTAACGATGTCACTTTTGCTAAAAATACCTGtatgtcagacaaacattccacACCTAGAACTCACGCGGTCATGGCATCGGCACGTCTAACCACAGTAGAGTCTAGCCTGGTCTAGACTGGCATCTCAGTGACTATTTGAATGAGATCTCCTAGGTTCTgagt
Above is a genomic segment from Asterias rubens chromosome 10, eAstRub1.3, whole genome shotgun sequence containing:
- the LOC117296133 gene encoding ubiquitin carboxyl-terminal hydrolase 3-like, which gives rise to MECPHLVNSVKQGVAALPVTRKTNNGEILTTWVCAGCRSSKSPWMCLSCGIIACGRYVNGHAKKHYEECQHSVCINCENLSVFCYECDEFVVNDTKAGAVQQIRQILQDIASAQLDNKRLKNSKDHVSDGDEEGPPKKKLATNNTKPSIPGLRNLGNTCFMNAVLQSLSNIHQFCCYFKDLPAVELRNGKSAGKRIYNTRNLKHDDVSLVEEVRKTLCALWQGGQSAISPDSLFSVMWKIFPRFRGYQQQDAHEFMRYLLDRLHTELQGTLWPGNPRRQTNGTSTIVTFMFGGLLLSQVHCVVCESFYKKIDPFLDVSLDIPQRFRSRSKSKDGSRLCRIQDCLQSFTEVEELAESEHYMCTNCQKRQPSTKKFWFRKLPNVLCMHIKRFQWTGFLRSKIDVFVQFPLRGLDLRPYILKPEESPDSESTIYDLKAVVIHQGSGAGCGHYVAFAKNDGQWFCFNDTSVSPVQEAAVTRCKAYILYYIRRKATQDDCFQLVTSLQEELLTEPSASPSPSSTAS